One stretch of Calonectris borealis chromosome 5, bCalBor7.hap1.2, whole genome shotgun sequence DNA includes these proteins:
- the TGFB3 gene encoding transforming growth factor beta-3 proprotein, protein MVQREGRAPRSPRGGGAARAADTCGGAARRGAPGSAGRGAVHGEGARRGEARRLPLLLAERCQLFLEVLSRARRSEFMHLLAKPQPAGSGEAAASTSPGPPRPLAAARGSLPGAPAAAPSHMKMYVQRALVLLSLLSFATVSLSLSSCTTLDLDHIKKKRVEAIRGQILSKLRLTSPPETVGPAHVPYQILALYNSTRELLEEMEEEKEESCSQDNSESEYYAKEIHKFDMIQGLPEHNELGICPKGVTSNVFRFNVSSAEKNSTNLFRAEFRVLRVPNLSSKRSEQRIELFQILQPDEHIAKQRYLSGRNVQTRGSPEWLSFDVTETVREWLLHRESNLGLEISIHCPCHTFQPNGDILENLHEVLEIKFKGIDSEDDYGRGDLGRLKKQKDLHNPHLILMMLPPHRLEGPALGGQRKKRALDTNYCFRNLEENCCVRPLYIDFRQDLGWKWVHEPKGYFANFCSGPCPYLRSADTTHSTVLGLYNTLNPEASASPCCVPQDLEPLTILYYVGRTPKVEQLSNMVVKSCKCS, encoded by the exons ATGGTGCAGCGAGAAGGGcgggcgccgcgctccccccgcggcggcggggcggcgcgggccgcTGACACgtgcggcggcgcggcgcggcggggcgccccCGGCTCCGCGGGACGCGGGGCGGTGCATGGGGAAGGAGCCCGGCGCGGCGAGGCACGGCGCCTGCCGCTTCTCCTTGCGGAGCGCTGCCAGCTCTTCCTGGAAGTCCTGAGTCGCGCACGGCGCAGTGAGTTCATGCACCTCCTCGCCAAGCCTCAGCCTGCGGGATCTGGGGAGGCTGCCGCCAGCACATCGCCCGGTCCCCCGCgcccgctcgccgccgcccggGGGTCTCTGCCgggggcccccgccgccgccccctcgcaCATGAAGATGTACGTGCAAAGGGCTCTggtgctgctctccctgctgagCTTCGCCACCGTGAGCCTCTCGCTGTCCTCCTGCACCACCTTGGACCTGGACCACATCAAGAAGAAGAGGGTGGAAGCCATCCGGGGGCAGATCTTGAGCAAGCTGCGGCTCACCAGTCCCCCGGAGACCGTGGGGCCGGCCCATGTGCCCTATCAGATCCTTGCCCTCTATAACAGCAcccgggagctgctggaggagatggaggaggagaaggaggagagctgCTCTCAGGACAACAGCGAGTCTGAATACTATGCCAAAGAGATCCATAAATTTGACATGATCCAGGGCCTCCCGGAGCACA ATGAGTTGGGCATTTGTCCAAAAGGTGTCACCTCCAACGTGTTCCGCTTTAATGTGTCCTCGGCAGAGAAGAACAGCACCAACTTGTTCCGGGCTGAGTTTCGGGTGCTGCGTGTGCCCAACCTGAGCTCCAAACGCAGCGAGCAGCGCATTGAGCTCTTCCAG ATCCTTCAGCCGGATGAGCACATAGCAAAGCAGCGCTACCTCAGTGGCAGGAATGTGCAGACACGAGGCTCCCCTGAGTGGCTGTCCTTCGATGTCACCGAGACTGTGCGTGAGTGGCTTCTGCACAGAG AGTCCAACCTTGGCCTGGAAATCAGCATACACTGCCCTTGCCATACTTTTCAGCCCAACGGGGACATCTTGGAGAATTTGCATGAGGTCTTGGAGATCAAGTTCAAAG GCATTGACAGTGAGGATGACTACGGCCGTGGAGACCTGGGGCGCCTGAAGAAGCAGAAAGACTTGCATAATCCCCACCTCATCTTGATGATGTTACCCCCACATCGGCTGGAGGGCCCAGCATTGGGAGGCCAGAGAAAAAAACGGGCCCTAGATACCAACTACTGTTTCCG GAACCTGGAGGAAAACTGCTGCGTGCGTCCTCTGTACATCGACTTCCGACAGGACCTTGGCTGGAAATGGGTCCATGAGCCTAAGGGCTACTTTGCTAACTTTTGTTCGGGCCCCTGTCCGTACCTCCGCAGCGCAGACACCACTCACAGCACG gtgctgggctTATACAACACGCTGAACCCTGAGGCATCCGCTTCACCCTGCTGTGTCCCTCAGGACCTGGAGCCACTCACTATCTTGTACTATGTCGGGAGGACCCCCAAAGTGGAGCAGCTCTCCAACATGGTGGTGAAATCCTGCAAGTGCAGCTGA